From the Porphyrobacter sp. CACIAM 03H1 genome, the window CACCCGGCCGACGAGGGCGATGTTGCGGTCGAGATGGCGCGGCGCATGGCCGATCACCGTATAGAGCTCCGCGCCGGAGCCCGTGTCGGGCGAATAATTCCGCCCGACGCCGACCATGCCGTAGCAGTGGACGGGCCAAGCTCGCCGGGCATTATGTGCTATAGGAAATCCCCATCCGAAAGAGCTGGCAGGCGGCCACTTCTCAACCTCAGAGCAGGATTTCTCGAGTTCTACAAATTTCCCATCCTGCCCAAAGTAGCCGCCACTGACGCATGTGGTTTCAAAGAACGGGTCTTCCTCGTCGAAGGGGATATCGATTCCACTCTCAATTGAGGCAAGATAATCAACGACATACTCCGCCTCGGTCATCACCTTCAGCCCCTCGGGCAGCGGCTTCGGTTTCCCCGTCGCCTCGGGGTTGTCGTAATTGGGATCGCCCCACTGGGTGACGTAATTGTCCTGCACCCGGTTGACCGAGATGCCGTCGTACCACCCGGAGCGTGCGAAAAGGCGGATGTTGTGGACCCAGCCCTGGCTGAAGGGAGCGGGCATCAGCTGGATCACCACGGTGCGCGGGTTGCCCTCGGCATCGGGCGCGAGTGTCATCACCAGCAGATCCTCCGCCGGGATCGCCACCCAGTCCGCCTTGGGCGCGGCGGCGACGATCTCGGCCGGCGCGGGCGCTCCCTTCGGCTCCTCCTGCGCGGCGAGGGGGAACGAAAGGGCGAGCGCCGTCGCGGCGGCAAGGAGTGCGGTTCTCATGAGGAAGGGTGTGCCACAAGCGGGCCCAAAGCAAAAACCCCCTTCCGCGCGCTCAAGCTGGCGGAAAGGGGCTTTCGAGGGCAGCGTTCGCAGGGAATGCCGGATCCGCGCAGCGCTATGCCCGTGCGACTCCTTTACCACGATTAGCGCACCCCGCCAAACCGCTCCGCCTTGCAGAGCCCGTCTTTCGCCGCTAGTGCGCCGCTCTTGCCGGAAGCTGCGCTGAAGCAGCGAAGCGGTAGCGCAACAAAAATGCGCAGCGGAGCAGTGGCCGAGTGGTCGAAGGCGCACGCCTGGAAAGTGTGTATACGGCAAAACCGTATCGAGGGTTCGAATCCCTCCTGCTCCGCCACCGGCCTCTGGAAAATCTGGATATATTTTCCGGCGAAGGCCCGGTCCCCTGATCCGCTCCCCGACAACTCTTGCGCCTGATCGGCGCTGGCCTGATCGATCACGCGACAAGGGTTGCAAATCCCGCCCGCAGGTTGGGAACTTATGCAGCCCACGCGACACATCGGAGCAGATGCCTTCGAAATAGGCTCATTAAATCAGTGCGATAGTAAGAGCGCTCGCCGAATGGCGGTTTCTGCTCGGATACGAGAGCCGATCTTGGCGCCAATCCTAATGCAGGAGAGTGCGGGTCGAGATCGCCCTTGCAACTTTCGGAAGTGACCGAAGCCGGAGCCGGAGCGGGAGCAGACCATTGGCTGACAAGGGACAGGCTACCAAGCCGCTCATCCTGATCACCGGAGCGAGCGGGAATCTTGGTCAGTCGCTTGCCCGTGCACTGGCTGATGATTTCAGGGTTGTCGGACTTGACCAGACCGGGAAGCGGGAGGGCGGGCAGGTCGTCGTCCCGATCGACGTGACCTCCCGGCGATCGGTCGAGGAGGCCCTCGGCCTGGTCAGGCGCGAGCATGGGGGTGACATCGCCGCCGTCATCCACCTCGTCGCCTTCTTCGATTTTTCGGGCGAGCCCGACCCGCGTTACGAAGCGGTCAATGTCGAAGGCACGCGCAACCTGCTCTGCGCGCTGGAGGGCTTCGCGGTCGAACGGTTCATCTATGCCAGCACGATGCTGGTCCACGCGCCCGCCGAGCCGGGCGAGCGGATCGACGAGGACACGCCCTTCGATCCGCAATGGGAATATCCGCGGTCGAAGAAAAGGGTCGAGGATCTGATCCGTAGCGAGGCGCGGATGCCTTTCGCGATTCTGCGCCTTGCCGGGGTCTATGACGAGCACAGCGCGGTGCCGACCCTCGCGCACCAGATCGCCCGGATCTACGAGCGCGACTTCCAGTCGCACTTCTACGCCGGGCCGCGCGATGTCGGGCAGGCGATGCTGCACCGCGAGGACATGATCGACGCCGTGCGCCGCACCGTCCGGCGCCGCGCGAGCTTGCCGACCGATGCGCAAATCCTGATCGGCGAGCCGGACGCTCCCGGCTATCAGGCCTTGCAGGACCGGATCGGCGAATTGATCCACGGGGCCGAGCGCTGGGCGACGATCCGCCTGCCCCCCCCGCTCGCCAGGCTGGGCGCCGCCGCACAGGATGCCGCCGAGCCGCTGATCCCCGACGCCATCGATCAGGGCGAAGCGCCGTTCATCCAGCCCTTCATGATCGGGATGGCGGACGATCACTACGCGCTCGACATCACCCGCGCGCGGCATTGGCTGGACTGGCAACCGGAACGCAGGATCGAAACCGGACTCGCCGCCATGATCGCCAGTCTGAAGCGCGATCCGGCGGGGTGGTACAAGCGCAACGGGATCACGCCGCCGGTCTGGCTGGGCGAGATGACTCAGGCCGGCGCGGCTGATCCTGACGCGCTGCGTCGCGAAGTCGAGGCTGAGCGCATCCGCCAGCACCGGGCGACGCGTTGGACCCACTTCGTCAATATCGGTCTCGCCTTGTGGCTGATGACACAGCCGCCGCTGATCGGGATCGACAACCGGCTTTATGCTGCGGGCGAGGTGGTTCTTGGCGCGGCGCTGCTGGTCACGGCGATGGCGTCGCTCAGCTGGCGGCTGGGCGCGGCGCGTTGGGCTTCGGCGGGGATCGGGCTGCTGGTGATGGCGCTGCCGGTGCTGTTCGTGACCCCCAACGCTGCGGCCTACCTGTCCGACACGCTGGTGGGTGGGCTGATCTTCGGCATGGCGGTGTGTGCGCCGCCCGAGATCGGGCCCTCGATCGTCGCGCGCCGCCGCTCGCCCGAAATGCCGCCGGGGTGGACCTTCAACCCCTCGGCCTGGACGCAGCGCCTGCCGGTGATTGCACTGGCGGTCGTCGGTTTGCTCTTCTCGCGCTATCTCGCCGCCTACCAGATGGACCACATCGACAGTGTGTGGGAGCCGTTCTTTGCCGGCAGCCCCGCCGATGCGCGCAACGGGACCGAGGAGATCATCACCTCCAGCGTCTCGGAAGCCTGGCCCGTGCCCGATGCGGCTGTGGGTGCCTTGGTCTACATGATCGAGATTCTAACCGGCATCGTCGGCGGCCGGGCGCGGTGGCGGACGATGCCGTGGCTGGTGCTGGCGTTCGGGCTGCTCATCGTGCCACTTGGCATCGTCTCGATCGGTTTCATCATCATCCAGCCGATCGTGATCGGCACCTGGAGCACGCTGGCGCTGATCGGTGCGGCGGCGATGCTAGTGCAGATCCCCTATTCTGTCGACGAACTGGCGGCGAGCATCAGCTTTCTGAGCCGCCGGATGAAGGCGGGGAAGAGCCTCCTGCGCGTTCTGCTTTTCGGAGATGCCGACGAGGACCAGGGCGATAGGCTGACCCCGGTCGAACATGAATTCGATCGCAGTCCGGGCGCAGTAATCAAGGACATGTGGACCGGCGGGGTGAACCTGCCGTGGAACCTGCTGGTGGCAGGCGCCATCGGCCTGTCCTTCCTGTTCACCCGTCTCACCATGGATGCGAGCGGGGCGATGGCGGATGCCGATCACCTGCTCGGAGCGCTGGTGCTGGCGGTGCTGGCGGTGGCCGCGGCGGAAGTCTGCCGCGCGGCGAGGTTCGTGCTGGTGCCGCTGGGGCTGGCGCTGGCCGCCGCTCCGTTCCTCTTCGATGGCGACGGGCTGCACATCGGGGTGAGTATTTTCGGCGGGCTGGCGATTGCGATGCTGGCCTTGCCCCGCGGACAGATCAGGGAACGCTACGGCACGCTCGACCGGATTATCCGTTAGAGACCGCCGTGAACGCTGACATATCCCGCTTTGACCCGGACACGGTCCATTCGGTCTGCGACATCCTGAACATCTTGCGCCGAACGGCAGACCGGCACGACAGGGTCAGCATCGGCGATGTGCTCGATGCGATCGGCGACCGTTCCTATGGCCCGGCGCTGCTGATCCCGGCGCTGATCGAGATTACCCCCATCGGTGGCATTCCCGGACTGCCAACCTTTCTGGCGCTGATCATTGCAGTGGCCGCAGTGCAATTGCTGCTCGACAAGGACCACCTCTGGCTGCCGCAGTTCATCCAGCAACGCGCCGTTGCGGCCGACAAGCTGCACAAGGCGGCGGACAAGCTCAACCCCTTCGCAGTGCGGCTGGACCGTTGGTTTCACGGCAGGTTGACGCGGTTCGTCCGGCAGCCATTGCCGCGCATCGCGGCGGCGATTGTCGTGGCGCTGTGCCTCACCGTTCCACCACTTGAATTCGTGCCCTTCGCCAGCACCGGGCCGATGTTGGCGATCGCGGCGTTCGGGCTGGCCATGTTGGTGCGCGATGGCCTGCTGATGATCGCCGCCCTCGCCATCAGTCTTGCCGCGATCGTTTTCGCAGGGGCATCGCTGCTCGGATGACCTGCGGCCAATCGTGGCCATGCAAGGACAGGCTCCGGAGACGAACGGAACCCTGCGCCGCTCGATCAACTAAAGCACGAGGGGGCATTTTCGACAGCGCGCACGCATACGCTGACAGGAGCTGCACATGATCGCACGACTTTCCGGCAAGGCCCTCGCTGCCAGCCCACTTGTCCTCGCCGGCCTTGCTTGTTCTGCTCAGGCCCAGCCAGCCGATGAGGTGGATTCGGTGGCGACCGAAGATGCCGTCGTCTCGGTGCGCAAGGTGGCCGAGGACCTGAATTCGCCATGGGCGCTTGCAGTCCTGCCCGATGGCCGGATGCTGGTGACCGAAAAGCCCGGCAATCTGGTGATCGTCGCGGCCGATGGCACCGTATCCGCGCCGCTTGCGGGCACCCCCGAGGTATTCGCCGAGGATCAGGGCGGGCTGATGGACGTGGCGTTGCACCCGCAGTTCGCCGACAACCGGATGGTATATCTCACCTTTGCTGAGCCGGGCGAGGGCGGAGTTGCCGGAACGGCGCTGGGCCGAGGGCGGCTGGCGGAGGGCGGTATCGAAGGCTTCGAGGTGATCTGGCGGCAGCCCAAGGTCTCTGGCGCAAAGCATTTCGGCAACCGCATCGTGTTCGCGCAGGATGGCGCGCTGTTTCTGGCGCTGGGGGAACGCTTCCAGTTTGCGCCCGCGCAGGATCCGTCCAACACGCTTGGCACTGTCGTGCGGCTGAACGACGACGGCTCTATCCCCGAGGACAATCCTTTCGTGGGGCAGGAAGGACGTGATCCGGCGATCTGGACATGGGGCCATCGCAATATCGAAGCCGCCGCCATCGACCCTGCAAACGGCGCGCTGTGGGTGGCGGAGATGGGGCCGCTCGGCGGGGATGAGCTCAACCGGGTGGAACGCGGCGCCAACTACGGCTGGCCGGTGGTCAGCAAGGGCATCAATTACGACGGTACCGATATCCCCGATCCCGAGCAGTATCCGCAGTTCAAGGGCGCCGAGCATTATTGGAGCCCGGTGCGATCACCATCGGGGATGATCGTCTACACCGGCGACCTGTTCCCCGATTGGCGCGGCGACATCCTGTTCGGCGCGCTATCGGCGGGCGGGATCGAGCGGGTGGATATCGAAGGCGGCGAAGTAGCCGGGACCGAGTTCATCCCGTTGAACACCCGCATCCGCGAAATCGAACAAGGGCCGGACGGGGCGATCTGGGTGCTCACCAACACCAAGGAGCCCGGCCCCGGCGCATTGTGGCGGCTGGAACCCTTGAGCGTGAAACCCGAAAGCGCTGACGGCACCCGTAGCGGCTCCGGCACGGCTCAGCCCGGACAGTAGCCCAGTTAAGTCGGCGAGGGCGCACAATCGGGCACCGTCGGCACGATCAACCCTCAATCTGACGGAGCAGACCAATGAACCTGAAGCCCCTCGACCAGCAGACCATCGTCATCACCGGCGGCTCTTCAGGGATCGGCCTCGCCACCGCCCGCATGGCGGCGATGCGCGGTGCGAACGTCGTGATCATCGCCCGGAGCGAAGAGGGCCTCGATCAGGCAGCCGAGCAGATCCGCAGCGAAGGCGGCAAGTGCGATACGATCAGCGCCGATGTCGGCAACCGTGACGACGTAAAAGCTGCAGTGCGGACCGTGATCGAACGCCACGGCGGCTTCGATACCTGGGTCAGCAATGCCGGGGTTGGCGTTTACGCCAAGCTCGAGGAACTGTCCGATGAAGACCATCGCCAGCTGTTCGACACCAATTACTGGGGCGTGGTTCACTGCGCGACCGAAGCCCTGCCGCATCTGAAGCAACGCGGCGGCGCGCTGATTACCACCGGCTCGATCTCGTCGCAGATGCCCGCGCCGGTGCTGTCGTCCTACACGGCAAGCAAGTTCGCGGTGAAGGGCTACATCGATTCCCTGCGGCTCGAACTCATTCACGAGAAGGCGCCAGTCTCGGTGACCCTCATTCAGCCTTCGGGGATCAACACGCCGTTTGGCGAACATGCGCTCAATGAAATGGACGGCCGTTCGAAGGTGCCGCCACCCGTATATTCGCCCGACATCGTTGCCAAGGCAATCTGCCGCGCGGCCGAACATCCGACCCGCGACATGATCATCGGCGGAGCAGGCCGGGCGATGACGCTGTTTGCCACGTTGTTTCCCAACCTGTCCGACCAGGTCTTCGCGGCTGCCTTTTTCAAGACCGCGCTCGACAAGGATCGACCCAAGCGCCCGCAGGACGGTGGGTTCGATACAGGTGGCGGGCGCGGCGAGGTTTACGGCGAACAGTCGATGCGCCAGACGAGCCTCTATACGACCGTAAGGAGCAATCCGCTTACTGCACTTGCGGGCGTTGCGCTGGCCGCAGGCGCGGCCGGGCTGGCGCTCAAGCGGCGCTGATCCGGCTGGCGCGGGGCAGTGAAGCCGGCCATTCCCTATTGCGGCCCGGCGCCGCCGCCGGAGGGTATCTGGGCGGCCTGGAACCTTGATCCTATGGTGCTGGTTGCCCTGGCCCTGTCCGGCTGGGCGCTTTGGCGGCAAGGCGCGGGCGTGCAGCTTGCGCTCGGCCTGCTGGCACTGGCCTATGTCTCGCCCCTGTGTGCACTGAGCGCGGGACTGTTGTCGGCGCGAACGGTGCATCATCTGGTGATCGTGTTCGGTGCTGCGCCGCTACTGGCGGGAGCGTTGAAGATCGGGCGGGTGCCGCTGGTGCCTGCGCTCCTATGCCATCTCGGCGTGTTCTGGTTGTGGCACCTGCCCGCCGCCTATGAACTCGCCCTGTCGAACGATGCCGCCTATTGGGCCGGTCAGATCGCGCTGCTCGCTTCCGCTGTTCTGCTGTGGCGAGCGCTGGGGCAGGACGATCAATCGCCGACGACCGTGTTCTTCGTGATCGCGGCGATGGTTATGCAGATGGGGATGCTGGGCGCGGTGCTGACTTTCGCGCCGGGCGCGCTCTATGCCCCGCATTACCTGACCACCGCGCGTTACGGGATCGGCGTGCTGGCCGATCAGCAGATGGCCGGTCTGTTGATGTGGGTCGGCAGCCTGCCCTTGACGGTTGCAGCGGCATGGCCCCCGCTCGCGCGGGTGGCGCGGCAGGCGCGCATCGAGCTTGCGGGCTAGGCGATGCTGTGGCTGAAATTCGTCCACATTACCGGGATCGCCATCTGGATCGCCGGGTTGCTCTATCTTGCCGCGCTGCTGGCGGGACACGCGGCGGTGCGCGACGCGCAGGATTTCGCCCGCGTCCGCATGGCGAGCCGCTTTGCCTATATGGGCGTGGTCTCGCCGGCCGCCTTTGTCGCGATCGCAGCGGGGACCGCGCTGTTGTTCGTCAGCGATGCACTGCACCCGTGGATGTTCGCCAAACTGGCTGCGGTGACCGTGCTGGTGATCGTGCATGTGCAATATGCCTATGTCCTCACCCACCTCGCCAACGAGGGCGCGCAGGCGCCGACACTGCGGATCAGGATCATGGTCGCCGCGATCATCGCTGCGGCGGCGGCGGTGCTTTATCTGGTGCTGGCGAAACCGGTGCTGGTTGCCGACGCGCTGCCGCGCTGGCTGCGCCAGCCGGGCGTCATGTCAGGCGCGGAAGCTCCGGCTGCGGCTCTTCCTCCGATCCATCATCGACAATGATCCCGACGCCATGTTCGAACACCAGCCGACCGCCCTGCCAGCCTGCGATCCCGACCAGCACGAGGCCCCCTGCCGACAGCAGCAGCCCCCACGGCAGGATCACGGTCTCGTCATGAAGCAGCCGCCAGCCCCAGTTCGCCCCGATCACCGCAAGCAGCGACATGGCAGCGACCGCGTGGCTCCAGCTGGCGGGATTCCGCCGAATGCCGGGGCCAGCCAACAGTTCGACCGTACCGGCCAGCGCCGCAAGCATCCCCATGAAAAACCCCCAGCCGCTGGTCCAGAGGCCAACCCGTGCAAAGAAGGGATCGGCCAGCAGCAACCAGAAGATGTCCGCGCCCAGCGTGGCGACGATCAGCGCGATGGGAAAGGTCACGAGCATGGCGTGAACCGGATGCCCGGCCAGTGCGATGCGCGAGGAGACGCCGAGGTTCTGGGCTTCATCGAGAAGGGCCATGCACGTGTTACCCCGCACAGGCCCACATGTTGCATTCCTGCGGTGCGCTCTGCCGCGATGTTCCCCCCGCTTGTCGCCCTTGCCGCCTGTTCGGGCGAGCTGTCGGCGCTCCACCCCGCAGGCCCTGCAGCCGCGCAGGTCGAAACCCTGTGGCAGATCATGCTGTGGAGCGCGGCGATTATCCTCGGCGGCGTGGTGGGCACCGCGATCTACGCGGTCGCCACAAGTGGCCGGACGCGCAACTTCTCCACCCGCCGGGTGCTGGTGGGCTGGGGGCTGGTGTTCCCGGGCGTTGTTCTCACCGCGCTGATGGGCTTTGCCTTCCTGCGCGGCGAGCGACTGCTGGCTCGGAGCGAGGATGACGAGAGCGCCCTCATCCATGTTCATGCCGAGCAATGGCGCTGGCGCTTCGCCTATCCGGGAGGCGCCCAGTCGACCGGCGTGCTGCACGTCCCGGCGGGCCGCGAATTCACCGTCGCGGTCACCAGCGGGGACGTTATTCATTCCTTCTGGGTGCCGCGGCTGGGCGGCAAGATGGACGCGGTGCCGGGCAAGACCAACCGCCTGCGCCTGCGCGCGGACAGGCCGGGGGTCTATTACGGACAGTGCTCGGAATACTGCGGGCCGGGCCATGCCCATATGCAGTTTCAGGTCCGCGCCCATGCGCCCGCCGACTACCCTGCCGCGCTCGCCGTTATTGCCGATGATCCTGCCACAGGACCGCTACCGGTTCTGGACCAGCGCCCCGCGCCGGCGAGCGGTGTAATCGCGGACTGGGCGAACACTGTACGCGAAGCGGTGGGCCTCGAATGACGGACACGCCGCAGCACAACCGCGCGCTCGAACTGCATCATGAGTTGCAGCCTCTCTATTCTCCCCCGACGGGCAGGTGGGGCTTTCTGGCAGCGACCAATCACACGGTGGTCGGCACCCGATTCATGCTGACAGCGATTGCCTTCTTCCTGGTGGGCGGCGTGCTCGCCATGCTGATCCGGGCGCAACTCGCCGGGCCCGACACGCAGTTCCTGGATTCCGAGGTCTATGCGCAGGTCTTCACCATGCACGGCACGGTGATGATGTTCCTGTTCGCAATCCCGCTGATCGAAGGCTTTGCCCTCTATATGCTGCCAAAGCTGCTGGGTGCGCGCGATCTTGCCTTCCCGCGGCTCAGCGCCTTCGGATACTGGTGTTACCTGTTTGGCGGGATGATCCTGCTGGGCGCGCTGGTGGCGGGCGTGGCGCCCGATAGCGGCTGGTTCATGTACACGCCGCTGTCCTCCAAGCCCTATTCCCCCGGCATCAATGCCGACATCTGGCTGGTGGGGATTACCGTCGTCGAGGTGTCGGCGGTGTGCGCCGCGGTCGAGATCATGGTGACCGTGCTCAAGGTCCGCGCGCCCGGCATGGGGCTGATGCGGATGCCGCTGCTGGCGTGGTATTTGTGGGTGACAGCAGCGATGATGCTGGCGGGGTTTCCGCCGCTGATCCTGGGTTCCATCCTGCTCGAGATGGAGCGCGCCTTCGGCCTGCCGTTCTTCGACCCCGCGCGCGGCGGCGACCCCTTGCTGTGGCAGCACCTGTTCTGGCTGTTCGGCCACCCGGAGGTCTACATCATCTTCCTGCCCGCCGCCGGGATAGTCTCGACCATCCTGCCAGTGTTCTGCGGGCGGCCGATGGCGGGCTACACATGGATCGTCGCCGCGCTGATCGCGCAAGCACTGCTCAGCTTCGGCCTGTGGGCGCATCACATGTTCACCACCGGCATCCCGCATCTCAGCCTCGCGGTGTTCTCGGCGGCGAGCCTGCTGGTGGT encodes:
- a CDS encoding peptidylprolyl isomerase — protein: MRTALLAAATALALSFPLAAQEEPKGAPAPAEIVAAAPKADWVAIPAEDLLVMTLAPDAEGNPRTVVIQLMPAPFSQGWVHNIRLFARSGWYDGISVNRVQDNYVTQWGDPNYDNPEATGKPKPLPEGLKVMTEAEYVVDYLASIESGIDIPFDEEDPFFETTCVSGGYFGQDGKFVELEKSCSEVEKWPPASSFGWGFPIAHNARRAWPVHCYGMVGVGRNYSPDTGSGAELYTVIGHAPRHLDRNIALVGRVIEGMEHLSSLPRGKGALGFYTAEEAGKRTPITSVRVANDLPVNEQPRFEYLSTESATFATYAEAIANRRDPFFITPAGGADICNIRVPVRRVP
- a CDS encoding vitamin K epoxide reductase family protein, which produces MADKGQATKPLILITGASGNLGQSLARALADDFRVVGLDQTGKREGGQVVVPIDVTSRRSVEEALGLVRREHGGDIAAVIHLVAFFDFSGEPDPRYEAVNVEGTRNLLCALEGFAVERFIYASTMLVHAPAEPGERIDEDTPFDPQWEYPRSKKRVEDLIRSEARMPFAILRLAGVYDEHSAVPTLAHQIARIYERDFQSHFYAGPRDVGQAMLHREDMIDAVRRTVRRRASLPTDAQILIGEPDAPGYQALQDRIGELIHGAERWATIRLPPPLARLGAAAQDAAEPLIPDAIDQGEAPFIQPFMIGMADDHYALDITRARHWLDWQPERRIETGLAAMIASLKRDPAGWYKRNGITPPVWLGEMTQAGAADPDALRREVEAERIRQHRATRWTHFVNIGLALWLMTQPPLIGIDNRLYAAGEVVLGAALLVTAMASLSWRLGAARWASAGIGLLVMALPVLFVTPNAAAYLSDTLVGGLIFGMAVCAPPEIGPSIVARRRSPEMPPGWTFNPSAWTQRLPVIALAVVGLLFSRYLAAYQMDHIDSVWEPFFAGSPADARNGTEEIITSSVSEAWPVPDAAVGALVYMIEILTGIVGGRARWRTMPWLVLAFGLLIVPLGIVSIGFIIIQPIVIGTWSTLALIGAAAMLVQIPYSVDELAASISFLSRRMKAGKSLLRVLLFGDADEDQGDRLTPVEHEFDRSPGAVIKDMWTGGVNLPWNLLVAGAIGLSFLFTRLTMDASGAMADADHLLGALVLAVLAVAAAEVCRAARFVLVPLGLALAAAPFLFDGDGLHIGVSIFGGLAIAMLALPRGQIRERYGTLDRIIR
- a CDS encoding exopolysaccharide biosynthesis protein gives rise to the protein MNADISRFDPDTVHSVCDILNILRRTADRHDRVSIGDVLDAIGDRSYGPALLIPALIEITPIGGIPGLPTFLALIIAVAAVQLLLDKDHLWLPQFIQQRAVAADKLHKAADKLNPFAVRLDRWFHGRLTRFVRQPLPRIAAAIVVALCLTVPPLEFVPFASTGPMLAIAAFGLAMLVRDGLLMIAALAISLAAIVFAGASLLG
- a CDS encoding PQQ-dependent sugar dehydrogenase is translated as MIARLSGKALAASPLVLAGLACSAQAQPADEVDSVATEDAVVSVRKVAEDLNSPWALAVLPDGRMLVTEKPGNLVIVAADGTVSAPLAGTPEVFAEDQGGLMDVALHPQFADNRMVYLTFAEPGEGGVAGTALGRGRLAEGGIEGFEVIWRQPKVSGAKHFGNRIVFAQDGALFLALGERFQFAPAQDPSNTLGTVVRLNDDGSIPEDNPFVGQEGRDPAIWTWGHRNIEAAAIDPANGALWVAEMGPLGGDELNRVERGANYGWPVVSKGINYDGTDIPDPEQYPQFKGAEHYWSPVRSPSGMIVYTGDLFPDWRGDILFGALSAGGIERVDIEGGEVAGTEFIPLNTRIREIEQGPDGAIWVLTNTKEPGPGALWRLEPLSVKPESADGTRSGSGTAQPGQ
- a CDS encoding SDR family oxidoreductase encodes the protein MNLKPLDQQTIVITGGSSGIGLATARMAAMRGANVVIIARSEEGLDQAAEQIRSEGGKCDTISADVGNRDDVKAAVRTVIERHGGFDTWVSNAGVGVYAKLEELSDEDHRQLFDTNYWGVVHCATEALPHLKQRGGALITTGSISSQMPAPVLSSYTASKFAVKGYIDSLRLELIHEKAPVSVTLIQPSGINTPFGEHALNEMDGRSKVPPPVYSPDIVAKAICRAAEHPTRDMIIGGAGRAMTLFATLFPNLSDQVFAAAFFKTALDKDRPKRPQDGGFDTGGGRGEVYGEQSMRQTSLYTTVRSNPLTALAGVALAAGAAGLALKRR
- a CDS encoding cytochrome c oxidase assembly protein, which produces MVLVALALSGWALWRQGAGVQLALGLLALAYVSPLCALSAGLLSARTVHHLVIVFGAAPLLAGALKIGRVPLVPALLCHLGVFWLWHLPAAYELALSNDAAYWAGQIALLASAVLLWRALGQDDQSPTTVFFVIAAMVMQMGMLGAVLTFAPGALYAPHYLTTARYGIGVLADQQMAGLLMWVGSLPLTVAAAWPPLARVARQARIELAG
- a CDS encoding CopD family protein is translated as MLWLKFVHITGIAIWIAGLLYLAALLAGHAAVRDAQDFARVRMASRFAYMGVVSPAAFVAIAAGTALLFVSDALHPWMFAKLAAVTVLVIVHVQYAYVLTHLANEGAQAPTLRIRIMVAAIIAAAAAVLYLVLAKPVLVADALPRWLRQPGVMSGAEAPAAALPPIHHRQ
- a CDS encoding DUF2231 domain-containing protein produces the protein MALLDEAQNLGVSSRIALAGHPVHAMLVTFPIALIVATLGADIFWLLLADPFFARVGLWTSGWGFFMGMLAALAGTVELLAGPGIRRNPASWSHAVAAMSLLAVIGANWGWRLLHDETVILPWGLLLSAGGLVLVGIAGWQGGRLVFEHGVGIIVDDGSEEEPQPELPRLT
- the coxB gene encoding cytochrome c oxidase subunit II → MFPPLVALAACSGELSALHPAGPAAAQVETLWQIMLWSAAIILGGVVGTAIYAVATSGRTRNFSTRRVLVGWGLVFPGVVLTALMGFAFLRGERLLARSEDDESALIHVHAEQWRWRFAYPGGAQSTGVLHVPAGREFTVAVTSGDVIHSFWVPRLGGKMDAVPGKTNRLRLRADRPGVYYGQCSEYCGPGHAHMQFQVRAHAPADYPAALAVIADDPATGPLPVLDQRPAPASGVIADWANTVREAVGLE